From a region of the Dictyostelium discoideum AX4 chromosome 2 chromosome, whole genome shotgun sequence genome:
- a CDS encoding DUF1077 family protein: MTNFKNSGESNTYSRKWTLDISESSSSSSSSSQQHLKDKNNLPLPLTSGGSESPISTSSQPQVSSQPQQLSTKQQMELKAKKGWELAKSPAKNIFMTGFFLWMIGNGINIFTMPVIIYAVINPVKAIFQTNTMFSRFNDCKGDIIQMKLTFVVIQLALLSVTLYKCSSMGLLPITPSDWISSLPIKKAIEYSSGSSL, encoded by the exons atgacaaatttcaaaaatagtGGAGAATCGAATACATATAGCAGAAAATGGACATTAGATATATCTGAatcctcttcatcatcatcttcatcatcacaacaacatttaaaagataaaaataatttaccattaccattaacaAGTGGGGGATCAGAATCACCAATATCCACATCATCACAACCACAAGTTTCATCACAGCCACAACAATTATCAACAAAACAACAAATGGAATTAAAAGCTAAAAAAGGTTGGGAATTAGCAAAATCACCAgctaaaaatatatttatgaCAGGTTTCTTTTTATGGATGATTGGTAAtggtattaatattttcacaaTGCCTGTTATTATATATGCTGTAATTAATCCTGTTAAAGCAATTTTTCAAACAAATACAA tgttttcAAGATTTAATGATTGTAAAGGTGatataattcaaatgaaattaacaTTTGTAGTAATTCAATTAGCTTTATTAAGTGTAACACTTTATAAATGTAGTAGTATGGGTCTATTACCCATTACACCTTCAGATTGGATTTCATctttaccaattaaaaag gCAATTGAATATTCAAGTGGATCaagtttataa
- a CDS encoding phosphatidylserine decarboxylase produces MLSFKTTATKFNIYSKFLKTPNNLYKSQFIIGNNFKRTFSTEPQKPIDNDLNNQKNNNQHNYNNNNNNNNNSNKDNSNSNNNNNNNKKNKLVPALIFTGVTVAAIYVTLDALGYNKVDLFKRIPFRVTSNLWGKLASIEIPKSMRSPIYKSYAKLFGVIIDEAEKPIEEYPTMGDFFARRLKPTARPIDEKADMVSPVDGTVIYHGKVDINNTLEQVKGLTYTLDQFLGPDEIAKLKGKNLYHIGLYLSPGDYHGIHSPIDWKIENRYHFPGYLFPVAKVAVDNIPGLFAMNERVVLTGNWKYGFYSLTPVGASNVGTIVMDFDKELSTNDQSHKYHKNEFFKKQYPSSINSSKGSELAFFRMGSTVIMIFEVPQNKKFDFNINPGQHVKLGQSMGKLN; encoded by the exons atgcttTCTTTCAAAACAACAGCaactaaatttaatatatactcaaaatttttaaaaacaccaaacaatttatataaatcacaatttataattggaaataattttaaaagaactTTTTCAACTGAACCACAAAAACCAATTGacaatgatttaaataatcaaaaaaataataatcaacataattataataataataataataataataacaacagtaataaagataatagtaatagtaataataataataataataataaaaaaaataagttaGTACCAGCTTTAATATTTACAGGAGTAACTGTAGCTGCTATATATGTCACTCTTGATGCACTTGGATATAACAAg gttgatttatttaagaGAATACCATTTCGTGTTACATCAAATTTATGGGGTAAACTAGCATCAATTGAAATACCAAAATCAATGAGATCACCAATTTATAAGAGTTATGCAAAACTTTTTGGTGTTATAATCGATGAAGCAGAGAAACCAATCGAAGAATACCCAACAATGGGTGATTTCTTTGCAAGAAGATTAAAACCAACAGCAAGACCAATTGATGAGAAAGCCGATATGGTGTCACCAGTGGATGGCACTGTAATTTATCATGGTAAGGTTGATATCAATAATACACTGGAACAAGTTAAAGGTTTAACCTACACATTGGATCAATTCTTAGGTCCTGATGAAATTGCAAAATTAAAAGGAAAGAATCTCTATCACATTGGTTTATATTTATCACCTGGCGATTACCATGGTATTCATTCACCAATCGATTGGAAAATTGAAAATCGTTATCATTTCCCTGGTTACCTATTCCCTGTCGCTAAAGTTGCCGTAGATAATATTCCTGGATTATTCGCAATGAATGAACGTGTTGTACTCACTGGTAATTGGAAGTATGGCTTCTATTCATTAACACCAGTTGGCGCTTCAAATGTTGGTACCATCGTTATGGATTTCGATAAAGAACTCTCAACAAATGATCAATCTCATAAATAtcataaaaatgaattctttaaaaaacaatacccTTCATCAATCAACTCTTCAAAAGGTAGTGAATTAGCTTTCTTTAGAATGGGTTCAACTGTTATCATGATTTTTGAAGTaccacaaaataaaaaattcgatttcaatattaatccTGGTCAACATGTTAAATTAGGTCAATCAATGGgtaaattgaattaa
- the DG1112 gene encoding RasGTPase-activating protein (Similar to LRR) — protein sequence MIELSTTSPAYNAMVSYENQTSKASSNTIIVYKPISDHIVLDGMVLTEDEIQQRQREKTETLMYSTKDAVTIDSIFKHIVNNQINIIHEFYKFIEKDQYESMSKLIITFSIGCNNALRILRYFIYTDIKEDVNNINRNYSFSSLLISNYLEKTCQQYIKDVLRQFVLQLVQDKAINFKYDLENSENVVIHNEFSNLIVWSNRLSEIITSQESLDKMPMSIKVIAMFFHEIWPQDDQGGQGVSNFLINKLFVPALISPQLYDLIPPQIHLNSRSTSNLSILARYLSTCITTYSSDEYQEVFDCNQSLLQCKQKIKQTFKESQYFKSVLSARFSTQSYQYTNEAPMSQLHFLHRILCNEKSTIRQMYQSMEAASEFEKLMDLLADYNYRVSYQLLTTPSEIKSVKSYMDSKNEEISYIGYIQKNGKKGFVKRILVVGIYRIVTFKMNGKLARDGHILDLQEIVSQNNQQYELIFKGHRIHATTEECDHTITCIRRIYEYCLYNWPYALKMKLKIQPSSRLEAMSPPDHTPTSAMVGAYKCLCSYYSIPIKQTIAWYIEHAFKDPKYKVFNLKVFTKHTRDLPTNQELIPLIHSLRYDWFFEEFIIKEYKLDNKDLLNEIGSMLSSNSTINKLILSNLSLPKEFMMTLFDTIQSQKSLKLTLLDISNNQLDDKSLNSFFSYLQYGNTNGLIHLNCQSIGIKESHIKPFIDSLRRGNLNSLTSLNISNNKINDQAMELSKWLTNEGKSLKNLDLSETLLKIKFFQFNDQSSCLENLNLNRNLFRSKEDTQSLSNCLSNLPNLLTLSLNKTMIPSDSIKEILSFLCGANNNNNNKNELFSNLIISENSIQRPLITNMISMNAFNLIKEIDFSDNDLTDGGIKELCRSLYGNQIITSLNINGCFRGSAGAQRSKAISALSSFINSSSSLETLLMRGGQKSNQQLQRCIVPLLLSLAANLNTRLKKLDISNHQFSNFGANALSKAIILNKSISTLILDNNSIGTIGYANLKNSLKQNYTIKELPIPLFDLTETLKYGGTSLIEQKKLRSLLFKIELYLSRNQSL from the exons atgattgaattatCAACTACATCACCAGCATATAATGCTATGGTTTCATATGAAAATCAAACCTCAAAAGCAAGTTCAAATACAATCATAGTTTATAAACCAATATCAGATCATATTGTATTGGATGGTATGGTTTTAACAGAAGATGAAATTCAACAACGTCAAAGAGAAAAAACAGAAACATTAATGTATTCAACAAAAGATGCTGTaacaattgattcaatatttaaacatattgtaaataatcaaattaa tatAATTCatgaattttataaatttattgaaaaagatcAATATGAATCAAtgtcaaaattaattattacattttcaattggATGTAATAATGCATTAAGAATATTaagatattttatatatacagATATTAAAGAGgatgttaataatattaatagaaattattcattttcatcattgtTAATATCAAATTATTTGGAGAAAACATGTCAACAATATATAAAGGATGTATTGAGACAATTTGTATTACAATTAGTTCAAGATAAAgcaataaattttaaatatgatTTAGAGAATTCAGAGAATGTGGTGATTCATAATGAATTTAGTAATTTAATAGTGTGGAGTAATCGATTGAGTGAGATCATCACTAGTCAAGAATCATTGGATAAAATGCCAATGTCGATTAAAGTGATTGCAATGTTTTTCCATGAAATATGGCCACAAGATGATCAAGGTGGTCAAGGTGTTTCCAATTTCttgattaataaattatttgtaccAGCATTGATTTCACCACAACTCTATGACTTGATACCACCgcaaattcatttaaatagtAGATCAACATCCAATTTATCAATACTTGCAAGATACTTGTCAACTTGTATTACAACTTATTCATCTGATGAATATCAAGAAGTATTCGATTGTAATCAATCATTGTTACAAtgtaaacaaaaaataaaacaaactTTTAAAGAGAGtcaatattttaaatctgTATTATCAGCTAGGTTCTCTACACAATCTTATCAATATACCAATGAAGCTCCAATGAGCCAATTACATTTCCTTCATCGTATACTTTGTAATGAGAAATCAACAATACGTCAAATGTATCAATCTATGGAAGCAGCATCTGAATTTGAAAAGTTGATGGATTTATTAGCAGATTATAACTATCGTGTATCCTATCAATTGTTAACAACACCATCAGAGATTAAATCTGTTAAATCTTATATGGATTCAAAGAATGAGGAAATCTCATACATTGGTTATATTCAAAAGAATGGAAAGAAAGGTTTTGTAAAGAGAATATTGGTAGTTGGTATCTATAGAATTGTAACATTTAAAATGAATGGTAAATTGGCAAGAGACGGCCATATATTGGATTTACAAGAGATTGTATCacaaaataatcaacaatatGAATTGATTTTCAAGGGTCATCGTATTCATGCAACCACTGAGGAATGTGATCATACCATCACATGTATTCGTCGTATCTATGAGTATTGTCTTTACAATTGGCCATATgctttgaaaatgaaattaaagattcaaCCATCATCTCGTTTGGAGGCAATGTCACCACCTGACCATACGCCAACCTCGGCAATGGTGGGTGCATACAAATGCCTTTGCTCCTACTATTCCATACCAATTAAACAAACCATAGCTTGGTATATCGAACATGCATTTAAAGATCCAAAATATAAAGTATTCAATTTGAAAGTTTTCACTAAACATACACGTGACCTACCAACCAATCAAGAATTGATACCATTAATTCATTCATTACGTTACGATTGGTTCTTTGAAGAATTCATCattaaagaatataaattggataataaagatttattaaatgaaattggcTCAATgttatcatcaaattcaacaatcaataaattaattctctcaaatttatcattaccaAAGGAATTTATGATGACATTATTCGATACGATTCAGTCACAGAAATCTTTGAAATTGACTTTATTagatattagtaataatcaattggatgataaatcattaaattctttcttttcatATCTTCAATATGGTAATACCAATGGTTTGATTCATTTGAATTGTCAATCTATTGGAATTAAAGAATCACATATTAAACCATTCATAGATTCACTTAGAAGaggtaatttaaattctttaacaagtttaaatatttcaaataataaaatcaatgacCAAGCTATGGAATTATCGAAATGGTTAACTAATGAAGGTAAatctttgaaaaatttagatttatctgaaactttattaaaaattaaattctttcaATTTAATGATCAATCATCTTGTTtagagaatttaaatttaaatagaaatttaTTTCGTTCAAAAGAGGATACACAATCACTTTCAAACtgtttatcaaatttaccaaatttattaaccctatcattaaataaaacaatgaTACCATcagattcaattaaagagattttatcatttttgtGTGgtgctaataataataataataataaaaatgaattattttcaaatttaataatatcagaaaattcaattcaaagACCATTGATTACAAATATGATCTCAATGAAtgcttttaatttaattaaggAAATCGATTTTtctgataatgatttaaccGATGGTGGTATTAAAGAACTTTGTCGTTCATTATATGGTAATCAAATAATTACAagtttaaatataaatggtTGTTTTAGAGGTAGTGCCGGTGCTCAAAGAAGTAAGGCAATCTCTGCTTTGTCATCTTTCATTAATTCAAGTTCATCATTGGAAACATTGTTAATGAGAGGTGgtcaaaaatcaaatcaacaattacaacgtTGTATTGTACCTTTGTTATTATCATTGGCTGCAAATTTAAATACTCgtttaaagaaattggatATCTCAAATCATCAATTCTCAAATTTCGGTGCTAATGCTCTAAGTAAAGCtatcattttaaataaatcaatctCTACTCTaattttagataataattcaattggtaCAATTGGTTAtgcaaatttaaagaattcattaaaacaaaattatacTATCAAAGAATTACCAATtccattatttgatttaactGAAACTTTAAAATATGGTGGTACATCTTTAATTGAACAAAAGAAATTAcgttctttattatttaaaattgaattatatttatcaagaaatcaatcattataa